AGCAACTGGATGTAGTCCACCACGATCAGGTCGAGGCCGCGCTGGCGCTTGAGGCGGCGGGCGCGCGCCGCAAGCTGCGCGATCGACAGGCCGCCGGTCTGGTCGACGTAGAGCGGGATCTTGTTCATCTCGCGCGCCGCCTCGACGATGCGGCCGAATTCGCTTTCATCGATGCGGCCGCGGCGGATGTTGGAGGAGGGCACGCCCGACTGCTCGGCGATGATACGGGTGGCGAGCTGCTCGGCGCTCATTTCGAGCGAGAAGAAGCCGACGATGCCGCCGTTGACCGTCTTCATCGAGCCGTCCGGCTGCAGTTCGCCCGCCCACGCCTTGGCGATGTTGAAGGCGATGTTGGTGCCGAGCGCGGTCTTGCCCATGCCCGGGCGGCCGGCGACGATGACGAGGTCGGACGACTGCAGGCCGCCCATCAGGCGGTCGAGGTCGGTGAGGCCGGTCGCCATGCCGGACAGGTGGCCGTCGCGCCGGTAGGCGTTGGAGGCCATGTCGATGGCGGTGTAGAGCGCGGCGTCGAAACTCTCGAAGCCGGAGCCGAAGCTGCCTTTTTCGGCGAGCTCGAACAGGCGCTTTTCGGTGTCCTCGATCTGCGCCTTCGGCGGCTGATCGACGGACGCGTCGTAGGCGACGTTGACCATGTCCTCGCCGATGGTGATCAGCGAGCGGCGGATGGCGAGGTCGTAGACCGAGCGGCCGTAGTCCTCGGCGTTGATGATGGTGGTGGCTTCGGCGGCCAGCCGCGCGAGGTATTGCGCGAGGTTGATGTCGCCGATGGCGAGATCGGCAGGGAGGAACGTCTTGATGGTGACCGGGGTCGCCACCTTGTTGGCGCGGATCAGTTGCCCGGCGACCTCGAAGATGACGCGGTGGACCGGCTCGAAGAAATGCTGCGGCTCGAGGAAATCGGAGACGCGGTAGAACGCCTCGTTGTTGACGAGGATGGCGCCGAGCAGCGCCTGCTCGGCCTCGACGTTCTGCGGCGCCGAGCGGTAGGCCTCCGCCGTGGCTGCACTTTCGATGACGCGGGCCGCGAGGGCCATTCGGACAGTCTCCTCACTCTGTCGCGCTGCGACAGCGCCCGTACGGCGAGCCGGCGGGCAGTCTTCTGATTCTTGCTACGTGGGGAACGCGGGGGTACCGAGAACGCAACCACACAATGCTGAACGTGTCTCGTTCCGCGATCCCTGTGTAGCGACAGGTGGCGGCCCTCGGAAGCGACGCGCGTCCTTACCGCCCGGTGTTCACACGGCGCGGTGCGAAAATATGACAGCAGCTTGCATGTTGCCGAAGGGCACCGCCGACGACGGTGGTAGCCGATTCGTTTGGGAGAAATTGGGGCGGTGCGTTGCGACGCCTGTTGTCTCTGTGCGGTCTCGGTTGGCACACCTCTCCCTGGAGGGAGAGGTGACCAACGGGCAACGAGGGCGCTATTCCCCCGCGATGCGCACCGGCGAGCGATCGCCGGCGACGCTTTCCTTGCGACGCAGCGCGTCCTCGGCCTCAACCATGTAGCGCCGCGTCAGCGGCAGCGACTCGAGCTTCTTCGACAACTGGATCTGGAAGTTGTCGAGGTTGCCGACGCGGAACGCGACCTCGGACGACACGAGGTAGAACTCCCACAGGCGCACGAAGCGCTCGTCGAAGAACGTCAGCACCTGATCCCGGTGCGCCATGAAGCGATCGCGCCACGCCCGCAGCGTCTTGGCGTAGTGCAGGCGAAGGATCTCGACGTCGGTGGTGAACAGGCCGGACTTCTCGATCGCCGGCATGACCTCCGACACGGACGGAATGTAGCCGCCGGGGAAGATGTATTTCTGGATCCACTCGCTGGTGTAGCCGGGCGAGCCGACGCGGCCGATCGAGTGGAGCAGCATCGTGCCGTCGGCGGTGAGCAGGCGCTTCACCTGGTTGAAGAATTCGCGGTAGTGGCCGACGCCGACGTGCTCGAACATGCCGACCGAGACGATGCGGTCGAACGGCCCTTCCAGCGTCCGGTAGTCCTGCAGCAGGAAGCGCGCCTTCTTGGCGAGGCCGCGCTCCTCGGCGCGACGATTGGACACGGCAAACTGCTCGTCGGAGAGCGTGACGCCGGTGACCTCGACGTCGAAATGCTGGGCGAGGTAGAGGCCGAGGCCGCCCCAGCCGGAGCCGATGTCGAGGATGCGCTGCCCCGGCTTGATGTCGAGCTTGGCGGCGAGGTGGCGCTTCTTGGCGAGCTGGGCCTCGTCGAGGCTTTCGACGCCGTCCTCGAAGTAGGCGCAGGAATACTGCATGTCCTCGTCGAGGAAGAGGGAATAGAGGCGCCCGTCGAGGTCGTAGTGCGAATGGACGTTGGCCCGCGAGCGCTTGCGGTTGTTGGCCTGGTCGAGCCGGCGGGTGGCGTAGTGGTAGGCCGCGCGGGCGACCACCGGCCACGGCGGGATGACGCCCTCGACGTTGAGGAACAGGAGCATCATGAAGTCGTAGAGCGTGCCCTGCTCGAGGACGAAGCCCTGGTCGACGTATTCCTCGCCGAGCTTCAGGTCGGGATTGTTGGCGACCGCCCGTTCGGCCGCCTCACTGGTGAAGCGGGCCCTGACCGGGTCGCCGGTGCCGTCGCCGTAGCGGTGGGACTTGCCATCCGCATCGACAATCTCCAGCGAGCCCCGCTTTATCGCGCGGCGAAGGAATTTTTCGATTCTGCCATACATGGAGCGGTGCCCGGCATGACTGCCGGATGCCTCTGAAGACGTTGCCCAAGGACGTTCCCGGAAATAGGGGACGCGCCCACGCGGTCAAATCTAGTCCCGAAAGATGGAACCGTTCAACAAGTTACTCGCCAGCCGGCGGCATATAGCCCGGCAATTGACGAGAGGCCGCCGGTCGCGGCTACATGCCGGCTATGATTTACACCGTTGGGCTGCGTGAAAAATACGAGCCGCGCATCGATTCCGGCACGGCCTTGAAGGCCGGGCCGCATCCCGATGCCCAGGGCAAGCACCAGAACGGCGGCTGGGTATGGCGGACGGCGGCCGAGGCCCGCGCCTTCCTGCAGTCGCGGAAGGGCGGGGCCGAGCGCGAGGTCTACGCCGTCATGGCCGAATGGGAGCTGGACACGGTCACCGTCCCCGGCGAGCCGACGCGCTGCCTGACCCGGGACGCGCTGGTCTTCCGCGTCGCGCCGGGCACGGGATAGGCGTCCGATGGCCAAGCGCGGCATCGTCTACGCCTGCTCCAACGAGCGCTGGTTCGGCGAGACGCTGGT
The sequence above is drawn from the Bauldia sp. genome and encodes:
- a CDS encoding replicative DNA helicase: MALAARVIESAATAEAYRSAPQNVEAEQALLGAILVNNEAFYRVSDFLEPQHFFEPVHRVIFEVAGQLIRANKVATPVTIKTFLPADLAIGDINLAQYLARLAAEATTIINAEDYGRSVYDLAIRRSLITIGEDMVNVAYDASVDQPPKAQIEDTEKRLFELAEKGSFGSGFESFDAALYTAIDMASNAYRRDGHLSGMATGLTDLDRLMGGLQSSDLVIVAGRPGMGKTALGTNIAFNIAKAWAGELQPDGSMKTVNGGIVGFFSLEMSAEQLATRIIAEQSGVPSSNIRRGRIDESEFGRIVEAAREMNKIPLYVDQTGGLSIAQLAARARRLKRQRGLDLIVVDYIQLLSGSSKKGDNRVQEVTEITNALKALAKELVVPILALSQLSRQVENRDDKRPQLSDLRESGSIEQDADVVLFVYREEYYLKNKEPKPGTVEYVQWQDQMGQVHGLAEVIIGKQRHGPTGTVRLQFTDELTRFSNLSEDALPVPFEG
- a CDS encoding cyclopropane-fatty-acyl-phospholipid synthase family protein translates to MYGRIEKFLRRAIKRGSLEIVDADGKSHRYGDGTGDPVRARFTSEAAERAVANNPDLKLGEEYVDQGFVLEQGTLYDFMMLLFLNVEGVIPPWPVVARAAYHYATRRLDQANNRKRSRANVHSHYDLDGRLYSLFLDEDMQYSCAYFEDGVESLDEAQLAKKRHLAAKLDIKPGQRILDIGSGWGGLGLYLAQHFDVEVTGVTLSDEQFAVSNRRAEERGLAKKARFLLQDYRTLEGPFDRIVSVGMFEHVGVGHYREFFNQVKRLLTADGTMLLHSIGRVGSPGYTSEWIQKYIFPGGYIPSVSEVMPAIEKSGLFTTDVEILRLHYAKTLRAWRDRFMAHRDQVLTFFDERFVRLWEFYLVSSEVAFRVGNLDNFQIQLSKKLESLPLTRRYMVEAEDALRRKESVAGDRSPVRIAGE